In Oryza sativa Japonica Group chromosome 1, ASM3414082v1, the genomic stretch CACTACTAACACAAAGACCAAGAAAGAATTTAATCACCTCCTTGATTGAATTGCATCCATACATGCAAGCAATGTGATTGGAAGACTTAATGGTACatgaattaaaataaatcaaatttaaagaatCAAGAGGTGATAGTAAATgtattcatgcatgcatgctttatattataagacatgGAAAAAAAGTGGTTGTTCCTTATATTTTATGATAGGGGGAGCAGTATATAATCAGCTCTTTGATAATTGATGAGGGTGAATTTGGTCCATTAGGCCCACCAAAGCACCAACCCGTGGCTGCACCCGACAATCTAGTGGCTTCTGCAAAACGTTGCATGGCATTCAGTTCCTATCTTTCTTTCTGGAACCAGTAGCAATCGCCTGGTCACACACGATCACATCGTGCATCTTGATGCGATACGAGGACCGGTTCGCAACATCCATATAGGAGTAATGGATAAGCCTAAAAGCATCAGTTACATCACCCTTGAGGGCCAATTTAATGATGGACCAAAACCATTAAAACCAACCACGTGCACGACAGTATAATTGAAAGAGATCTTGCAGAATTCTTTAACATTGATAAGCAATCCACTTAAATGCTTGTTTGCACAACTTGGGAGCTGGGAATCCCCCAAGGCCCCAGTTCCaaccagaaaaaaaagatatgcaaCCCTAGTGAGACACATTGCAGTCAAGCACAGCTTGTTCATGCCAAACTCCATTCAGGTTAGCCTGCCATAGCTTAACCATGCCATCACCTCCGGTCGATGCGAGTGTCATACCGCCCATGTCCCATTCCAGTTGCAGGACCTAGTAAGGTGTGAAAAACAAGCATGTGTACCGAATAATCAGTAAAAATTACACTAGGACCAGTCCTCTTCAACTATACTGTAATTTCTCAAGGAGCCTCATGAACAAAAGACATTCTCCAGAAAGCCCATGTAATACAGCCAATAACTACTGCACAAAGACAAGACAAGTTTATTGTACCTCCCCATCATGGCCAGAAAGTACAGCCACATTCTCAGTTGACAGGCTGCCGTCAGATTCAGCGCTTAAGCCTATATGCCAGATTGCGATTCCTTTACATGTCGCAACTGCTATGATCTCATATGGTCTGAAACACATTATGTGAAAATAATTAGCAGAGCATATTAGGATGGTAAAAACAAACCCCTATGCCCATGGGAGATTGAAACACTATCTGAATATGATGCTCTACCAGGGCTCTTATAAGCATGGTCATGATGGACCAATTGCCATACTTTTTCGAAGCCCAGCCCAAGGTCACCCAACCATCAATTAGCCTTTAGTTTTGCATGCTGACTATGTTTATATGTTCCACGTGCCATCATGTACATACTAACTATAGCTTATTCGAACCCCCAAATCTGTTcaccattttcattttcattctCAACAGCTCAAAATTCCAAAATATATCATTTTACTTGTCTCCCAGATTGCTACATTATTATAGAGGCAGAGGACACAATGTTGAATACTAAACCAAACGCAGCAAGTGTCAGACAacataatatatctaaattatggCAAAAGAACAGGAAATGTATTCGACTAATAATCTTCTACATAGTGTGTATTTGAACATGTCAAAATTTACTTGCCTGATTCCATAGTTGCTACGAGCTGCAACATTTTTACACGACAGAAACAACAATGAACACCATAAGTGGCTCAAGCATAAGTCAATCACCCTCATCCAATGACAATTTCATCTTAAGAAACCAGTTATTTGTTATAGAAGTTAAGCAACTAAATGATGCTAATATCAGCAGTGAACACAAAACATTCAAAACACAATACATATTGAAAAATTAAGGCATGTCAACTGTTATGCTTGCTGAAGAAAGGAACAACCTGCCGATGTTAGGAGCCCATGCTACAGCATGCACTATATCCCCCTTATCCTGAGGTGAGCCAAGCTCAACAAGGGGGAGCCAACGCTGGTGAGCTTCTTCGAACTCCCAAATCTGTTCACCATTTTCATTATTTTATTAGAATAGTGTCAGAAACAGACGACAGCTCATGAACTAGGCAAAAGAAAAACTGATTACTCACTAAATACAAAACCAAATCTACTTCATGCAAGGTTTCAGTAATACTTTTTACAGATTTAAACCTACAATGATCTCCCGAATTACTACTACTATTTATTTCCTCCAAATGCAGAAGAGATAAAATAGTGGTTTGCTTTTCTACTTCTTGGTTATCTATTCTCTATTTTACTTAAAATGTTAGTAGTGGTGGTGTCCATTCCCACACCACACCTACCACTAACATCTGGGTCCCACAATCTATACTATTACACCACCTTTTAACAAGTCCTCCATTTCACTATTAGCTCCCCCCAAATTTCAAAATCACCTATTACTTGTTCAATAAGAAAAATCATAGTATTACTTAGACTAAATAAGTGCttattaattgatttaataagctagaaactcaatttgttttccgctgcaatGCACGGGCTCTAGGCTAGTAAGTAGTAAATATAGAAGGTAAATTTGAGCATATGAAAGAAAATTTAATGCATGGAAGATCTCTATGCAAAAGAACAATTACTTTATGCTTTATTTAGTATGCATAAACAGATGTACTACAGAAGAACGATGTTGATAGGAAATAATAAGTTCTGTCCTGCTGCTACCTGCTGGAATGGAGTCACTGTAATTTATGCAGacaataatgaaataaaaatagtaCTACACTAAATTCCACGTACCTTACAAGAGTTGAAATTTGGAGAGTCTGAATTGAAACCAATAGCAAAACTAGCCTGCTGACTTTCACCTCTTCTTGGACTCCATGCAATTGATGCAGAAGTACATGCTGGCTTCCCAGATCGGGAAACAGGATCTGTAATGTTCTGGAACTCCGCCTGAAATGTTGTTATTACTTAGTAATTGCTATTGTTAAACAGATCAGATGACTATAGCACTATTCAATGGAAGAAATGGGTTTGCTAGTTTAGATTAGCAAGGAATATATAGGAACCAAACTAAATGATTGAGAACATTGGTAAATGTGAACAGAAGTTAGATAAACCTGAAGCTGCCACTTGTCTAATTCCAACGAGTCCAAGAGCTCATAAACCTTCACTTGGCCATCTGAGTATGCAGTAACCTGTGGAGACCAACAGAAGTTACTACTTACTACCAACGAATGAGGTACACACACAACATATCATATGTGGACACCAATACAAAAGTTTCGATACACAGACAACCTGCAGAACAGTCAAAGCAAAATAACATTTAATTGCATAAATATGAGTTGTTGCTGGCTAGTCACTATTGGTTGTTTCTAGTTAACATTTCTAGACTTTTGTGCTGCTTAACAAACTTTCATATGCTCATTAACATAGCTCCATTGTGGCATTGCCTTCATCTACTGTAATTTAATCTGATGTACAAGGTGCAGAGAGTACTTTCAGCAAGTCTGAACCATCTACAGAAATTTCGTGATTTATAATGAATGCCATTTCTCccaaataaagaaaaataaaaaatggttCTATTGGCATGAAAAAGGTGTGAATTGGAGTTGCAAACACAAATTCAGATGTTAGAGCTT encodes the following:
- the LOC4326622 gene encoding protein SEH1, whose protein sequence is MAERQVAELGAGAACVGWNHCGRRLAAGAVDGFVSVYDSQSQPSPSSKWQAHKHAILNIVWLPPDYGDAIACVCADGTLSLWEEVSEDDQLPTWRKCKVFESGNSHILHVQFGLQLSSLKMVTAYSDGQVKVYELLDSLELDKWQLQAEFQNITDPVSRSGKPACTSASIAWSPRRGESQQASFAIGFNSDSPNFNSCKIWEFEEAHQRWLPLVELGSPQDKGDIVHAVAWAPNIGRPYEIIAVATCKGIAIWHIGLSAESDGSLSTENVAVLSGHDGEVLQLEWDMGGMTLASTGGDGMVKLWQANLNGVWHEQAVLDCNVSH